From the genome of Thermoflexus sp.:
CAATGCGCTCAGATAAGCAATCAGATCCGCCACCTGCGCATCCGTCAGGTCTCCCCCGATCGCCGGCATCTGCCCACCCCCTTCCCGGATCTGCTGGGCGATAAACACGGGAGTATGCCGCCGCAGCTCATCCACCAGGATCGGGGCCGGCGGCTCAAAGCCCAGCCCAACCCCCGGCCTTCGCCCGCCATCCAGATGGCAGGATTCACATCGTTCCCGGAAAAGCGCACGCCCTCGCGCGACCGCCGCCGGATCCGGCGGGGAAGGGATCCGATGAAAGGCCGGCGGCCCTTCCAGGGTTCGGAGGTAGGCCAGCAGCTGCTCCATCTCTCCTTCTGAGAGACGGTCCTGGAAGCCCGGCATATCCCCTCGCCCTCTCCGGATTTGCTGGCGGATGAAATCGGCGGAATGTCGCTCGGCGACGCCTCGCAGCGAGGGACCGATTCCCGGCACGGTTCCCCCCTGAGGATGGCATCCTTCGCAGAGCGCGGCGAAGGACGCCGGGATGTTTCGGGGGGAAGGCGTGGGGGAGGGGGGAGCCGGCGAGGAAGCTGTCGGAAAGAGGGAAGGGGGCGAGGCCACGCGATCCGGTCCTGGAGTCGGAGGCTTCGGGACGCTCATACATCCGGCCCAACCGATCACGCCCAGCAGGATCCAGCGACGCCATCCGTGGCATCCTATCCAGAACCCCCGGCTGATGCATCCTCTGCGCGTCCTGATGGCTTCCGGCCTCATTGAAGCCTCATGGGAGGATTTCCACTTTCTGATACGCAACCATCCTTCCTGCAGTTCAACCGGGTTTCCAGCTATCATGGAAGGGATCCCGTGAAAAGAGGAGCCCGTCCATGAAGCGGATCGGAGCCTTCACATTTGTCCTCCACGCCCATATCCCTTATTGCCGTCGAGCGGGGCGCTGGCCGCATGGGGAGGAATGGCTGCACGAAGCCATCGCCGAGACTTACCTTCCGCTCCTGGATGCCCTTTACGAGCTCCATGCGCAGGGGATCCCTGCTCGCCTGACCCTCAGCCTCACTCCGGTGCTGGCGGATCAGCTGGCGGATCCTCTGATCCAGGATCATTTCGTCGAATACGTCGCCGATCGGCGGGGCCGGGCGGAGCAGGATGTGGCACGCTTCGAGCAGGAAGG
Proteins encoded in this window:
- a CDS encoding c-type cytochrome, with translation MIAGNPVELQEGWLRIRKWKSSHEASMRPEAIRTRRGCISRGFWIGCHGWRRWILLGVIGWAGCMSVPKPPTPGPDRVASPPSLFPTASSPAPPSPTPSPRNIPASFAALCEGCHPQGGTVPGIGPSLRGVAERHSADFIRQQIRRGRGDMPGFQDRLSEGEMEQLLAYLRTLEGPPAFHRIPSPPDPAAVARGRALFRERCESCHLDGGRRPGVGLGFEPPAPILVDELRRHTPVFIAQQIREGGGQMPAIGGDLTDAQVADLIAYLSAL